Part of the Vagococcus jeotgali genome, GATATTGGGGATGAGCAGTCTATTGAGCAAAATTTATCAACCTTCTCATCTCATATGACAAACATTGTCTCTATTTTAGATGAACTAGATGAAAATAGTTTGGTTTTATTTGATGAACTTGGAGCTGGGACTGACCCACAAGAAGGTGCAGCTTTAGCGATTTCTATTTTGGATAGAGTTGGTGCAATAGGTGCTTACGTTATGGCAACCACTCATTATCCTGAGCTGAAAATCTATGGATATAATAGAGCTAAGACAATTAATGCTAGTATGGAGTTTGATGTGGATACACTAAGTCCAACTTACCGCTTATTAATTGGTATTCCAGGACGTAGTAATGCCTTTGATATTTCAAAGCGTCTAGGATTATCACCTGATATTATAGAACAATCAAAACAAATTATTGATGGTGAGAGTCAAGATTTAAATGAGATGATTAGTGACTTAGAGAATCAGCGTAAGATGACAGAGACAGAATATTTAGAAGTCAGACATTTTGTTGACGAGGCGGAAAATTTATATCTTGATTTAAAAGAAGCTTATGAATTGTTTTTTAGTGAACGTGAAAAAGAGATGAACAAAGCTAAAAAAGAAGCCAATGAAATCATTTCTAAGGCTCAAGTTGAATCAGATAAAATGATCAAAGATATTCGTCAGTTGCAACTTAAAACAGGGGATAGTGGATCGGTTAAAGAACATGAATTAATTGCTGCTAAATCCCAACTTGCTGATTTAAAACATGATGAGAATCATTTATCTGAAAATAAAGTCTTGAAGAAAGCCAAAGCTAAAAAAGATTTTAAACCAGGTGATGATGTCATGGTAGAAGCATTTGGTCAACGAGGTAGTTTAATTGAGAAAATTAGTAATAAAGAGTGGATGGTTCAAGTTGGCGTTTTAAAGATGAACATTGCAGAATCAGGATTAACTAAAGTCGTACCTGAAAAAGAAGAAAAAGTCAGAGTTGCACACGTCAGAGGTGATAGTGGCGGAAGTAGGCGTTCTGTCAATACGCAGCTAGATTTAAGAGGCAAGCGCTTTGAAGAAGCTATTGCAGAAGTAGATCAATATATTGATTCTGCGCTTCTAGCTGGTTACCCACAAGTAACTATTGTCCACGGAAGAGGGACTGGTGCACTTAAAAAAGGTGTACAAGATTATTTAAAGAGAAATAGCCGAGTTAAAAAATATGAGTATGCCCCCGCAAATCAAGGCGGAGACGGAGCAACGATTGTTAGTTTTTAATCGTGAGCAGATTTCTAGTCTATAATTACCCCATATGGTACACTTTATTTATAAATAAATAAATAAATGAATGATTTAGGAGATGACAAAGAAATGGTAGAAAATATTACAGATCAAAATTTTGAAGAGAAAACAAGTGAAGGTTTAGTTTTAGTAGATTTTTGGGCACCTTGGTGTGGACCATGTCGTATGCAAGGACCTATTTTAGATGGTTTAGCAACAGAGTATCAAGATAAAGTGAAAATTGTTAAAGTTAACGTTGATGATAATCCTGCAACGAGTCAAGCTCATGGTATTATGAGTATTCCAACTCTTCTACTTAAAAAAGATGGGCAAGTAGTTGAACAATTAGTTGGAGTACAACAAAAACCTCAATTAGAATTACTTTTCAATAAATATCTATAAGAATAATTTGATCATTCAGTGAGCCTTAAGGGTTCACTGAATGATTTTTTTTATGAGTGAGGGTATACTAGAGTAGAATTTAAAAGAGGTGAAAAAGATGAATGAAACCATTAAACATAAATTGGCATTGTTACCTGATCAACCTGGATGCTACTTAATGCGTGATAAGCAAGGAACTATTATCTATGTGGGAAAAGCAAAGATTTTAAAAAATAGAGTGAGATCATATTTTACAGGAAGTCATGACGGAAAGACTCAAAGACTAGTTAGTGAAATCGAAGACTTTGAAACCATCATCACAGAATCAGACATAGAGGCTTTATTACTTGAGATCAATTTAATTCAAGAAAATAAACCGAAATACAATATTATGCTAAAAGATGATAAAAGTTATCCCTTTATTAAAATTACAAATGAAAAAGCCCCTAGACTACTAATTACTAGAAAAGTCTTAAAAGATAATGCTATTTATTTTGGACCTTACCCTGATGTTAGGGCAGCAAATGAAACTAAACGATTGTTAGATAGAATTTATCCTTTGAGAAAATGTAAAAATCTACCTAATGAAGTGTGCTTGTATTATCATATGGGTCAATGCTTAGGTCCTTGTATCAATAAAGAGGTTGAAGAGCAGTACAAAGGAATGGTAGAGGAGATTAAATCTTTTTTAAATGGTGGCTATACTGACATTCAAAAAGATATTGAGAAAAAAATGATACAAGCTTCAGAAGACATGGAATTTGAAAAAGCAGCAGAATACCGTGACCAAATCCAGTCCATTCAATCGGTGATGACAAAGCAAAAAATGACGAACGCTGATTTTATCGACCGAGATGTTTTTGGTTTTTATGCTGATAAAGGCTGGATGGTCGTTCAAGTCTTTTTTGTCAGACAAGGCAAATTAATTGAGCGAAATGTATTTGATTTTCCTTTTTATGCTGACCCTGAAGATGACTTCTTATCTTTTATTGGACAATTTTATCAAGAAAATCACCATTTTATCCCTAAGGAAGTTTTACTACCTCAAAATGTAGATAAAAAATTAGTTGAGGCGATTATTCCAACCAAAATCTTACAACCAAAGCGTGGTGAGAAAAAAGACTTAGTTGAGCTGGCTAATAAAAATGCCAAAATATACTTAAGAGATCAGTTTAGTTTGATTGAGAAAAAAGAAGACAGAACCATTGGCGCTGTTGATAAGTTGGGCCAAGCGATGCGAATACCAACGCCTTATAGAATTGAGGCGTTTGATAACTCTAATATTATGGGAGTAGATCCTGTTTCTGCTATGGTTGTTTATGTGGATGGAAAGCCTTCGAAAAAAGATTACCGAAAATTTAAAATCAAAACCGTTGAAGGCCCTGACGATTATGCTTCTATGAAAGAAGTTATCTATAGAAGGTACTCAAGAGTGATTAAAGATAATCTTCCTATGCCTGATTTGATTTTAATTGACGGAGGGAAAGGTCAAGTTCATGCGGCTAAGGAGGTATTGGATAACCAACTAGGAATTGATATTCCCATTGCTGGTCTTGCTAAAAACGATCAACATAAAACAAGTGAGTTGTTATTTGGACCTCAACTAGATGTGATTTTGTTAAAACGTAATTCACCTGAATTCTTTTTATTACAGCGTATACAAGATGAAGTCCATCGTTTTGCTATTACTTTTCACAGAGCGACTAGAAGTAAAACGAGTTTTGCATCAAAACTTGATGGTATTACAGGACTTGGACCTAAACGGAAAAAATTATTATTAAAAGAATTTAAGTCTCTAAAGAATATTGAACAGGCATCAATTGGTGAGTTACAAGAAGTAGGACTTCCAAAAGATGTGGCTGAGAATGTTTTTAAACATTTTAATCATAATTAATTCATGGTCAAAAAGCTTAAAAAATGATACAATCGGTACCAGATTTTGGAAAGAGTGATAAAGGAGAAATTCAGTGAGATTAGCAATTAATATCGTGACGATGGTGATTATTTTTGTAAGTATGTTTGTTTATTATCGTCAAGTGAAGCGAGTGAAGAGAACAGAATATGGATACAAAGTCCTGGCTAATACGAGTCAATTGACGATGAGTGCATTTATACTAGGGTTAGGTATATTATTGACAGAGTTAAATGCTTTTGGGTTAAGTAGGAAAGAATTCACAAATCATTTATTGATTTATGGTGCTTTTGTCAGTTTAGTGACTATCTTTGGTATTTGGTATTATAATCAGACATTAAAAGACAATTAGATACACAAAAAAAACGGCCCGAGAAATTGACAAATTTGTGAAAAAGACCTATAGTAGCCTTGAGAAACAAGTTGGAGGCGGAGTAT contains:
- the trxA gene encoding thioredoxin produces the protein MVENITDQNFEEKTSEGLVLVDFWAPWCGPCRMQGPILDGLATEYQDKVKIVKVNVDDNPATSQAHGIMSIPTLLLKKDGQVVEQLVGVQQKPQLELLFNKYL
- the uvrC gene encoding excinuclease ABC subunit UvrC; the protein is MNETIKHKLALLPDQPGCYLMRDKQGTIIYVGKAKILKNRVRSYFTGSHDGKTQRLVSEIEDFETIITESDIEALLLEINLIQENKPKYNIMLKDDKSYPFIKITNEKAPRLLITRKVLKDNAIYFGPYPDVRAANETKRLLDRIYPLRKCKNLPNEVCLYYHMGQCLGPCINKEVEEQYKGMVEEIKSFLNGGYTDIQKDIEKKMIQASEDMEFEKAAEYRDQIQSIQSVMTKQKMTNADFIDRDVFGFYADKGWMVVQVFFVRQGKLIERNVFDFPFYADPEDDFLSFIGQFYQENHHFIPKEVLLPQNVDKKLVEAIIPTKILQPKRGEKKDLVELANKNAKIYLRDQFSLIEKKEDRTIGAVDKLGQAMRIPTPYRIEAFDNSNIMGVDPVSAMVVYVDGKPSKKDYRKFKIKTVEGPDDYASMKEVIYRRYSRVIKDNLPMPDLILIDGGKGQVHAAKEVLDNQLGIDIPIAGLAKNDQHKTSELLFGPQLDVILLKRNSPEFFLLQRIQDEVHRFAITFHRATRSKTSFASKLDGITGLGPKRKKLLLKEFKSLKNIEQASIGELQEVGLPKDVAENVFKHFNHN
- a CDS encoding endonuclease MutS2, whose product is MKKRILDVLEFEKIKQHLSKYMVTKLGTEHLTTLTPTNKYQEIEEALLETEDGMTVLRLRGGIPMPVLENIKPHMKRIEIGAMLNGLELAQVGRVLQSVLEIQSFFDDLKELEIELHRLYEWSDKMIALPDIARVIKRSVDEDGCVTDDASSELKQIRQSIKKSEQSVREQLDGIIRGSKAKYLSDTIVTMRNDRYVIPVKSEYRSQFGGVVHDQSASGQTVFVEPRQVVDLNNRLRQHQIAERKEIERILAELSNEIAPFRHDILQNAFVLGKLDFINGKARYGKEIKAVVPKLSSEKKVFLKQARHPLIDPDKVVPNDITIGDEYQAVVITGPNTGGKTITLKTLGLLQLMGQAGLAIPADEESVIGVFSNIYADIGDEQSIEQNLSTFSSHMTNIVSILDELDENSLVLFDELGAGTDPQEGAALAISILDRVGAIGAYVMATTHYPELKIYGYNRAKTINASMEFDVDTLSPTYRLLIGIPGRSNAFDISKRLGLSPDIIEQSKQIIDGESQDLNEMISDLENQRKMTETEYLEVRHFVDEAENLYLDLKEAYELFFSEREKEMNKAKKEANEIISKAQVESDKMIKDIRQLQLKTGDSGSVKEHELIAAKSQLADLKHDENHLSENKVLKKAKAKKDFKPGDDVMVEAFGQRGSLIEKISNKEWMVQVGVLKMNIAESGLTKVVPEKEEKVRVAHVRGDSGGSRRSVNTQLDLRGKRFEEAIAEVDQYIDSALLAGYPQVTIVHGRGTGALKKGVQDYLKRNSRVKKYEYAPANQGGDGATIVSF